In one Corallococcus sp. EGB genomic region, the following are encoded:
- a CDS encoding hybrid sensor histidine kinase/response regulator, with translation MASRVKCLLVDDLEENLLALSAVLRRDDVEVHCARSGAEALELLLQHEFALALVDVQMPEMDGFELAELMRGSERTRDVPIMFVTAGTGDPRRTFKGYEAGAVDFLYKPLEAQALRTKAEVFFQVHRQKQQLAQQLDTLAETLRLNEMFTAVLGHDLRNPLSAILTAADLLQRRSEDEAVKKTAARMMAAGKRMSRMIEDVLDLARARLAGGIPLRRGETDFGQLVQRMVQEHQTAWPRHRIEVQQDGDLVGDWDADRLAQVASNLIGNALQHGDAAEPVRIRVDGTRDDALRFTVTNMGVIPADLLPVLFDPFRGGQQRRGRREGLGLGLYIVQQIIHAHQGGVEVLSGAGPYTEFRVELPRKGLDVVKL, from the coding sequence GTGGCCTCCCGGGTGAAGTGCCTGCTCGTCGATGACCTGGAGGAGAACCTCCTGGCGCTCTCCGCCGTGTTGCGGCGCGACGACGTGGAGGTGCACTGCGCCCGCTCTGGCGCGGAGGCCCTGGAGCTGCTGCTGCAACACGAGTTCGCGCTCGCGCTCGTGGACGTGCAGATGCCGGAGATGGACGGCTTCGAACTGGCGGAGCTGATGCGCGGCTCCGAGCGCACCCGCGACGTGCCCATCATGTTCGTCACCGCGGGCACGGGCGACCCGCGGCGCACCTTCAAGGGCTACGAGGCCGGCGCGGTGGACTTCCTCTACAAGCCGCTGGAGGCCCAGGCGCTGCGCACCAAGGCGGAGGTCTTCTTCCAGGTGCACCGCCAGAAGCAGCAGCTGGCGCAGCAGTTGGACACGCTCGCGGAGACCCTGCGCCTCAACGAGATGTTCACCGCGGTGCTGGGCCACGACCTGCGCAATCCCCTGTCCGCCATCCTCACCGCGGCGGACCTGCTCCAGCGCCGCTCGGAGGACGAGGCCGTGAAGAAGACGGCCGCGCGGATGATGGCCGCCGGCAAGCGCATGAGCCGCATGATCGAGGACGTGCTCGACCTGGCGCGCGCGCGGCTGGCGGGCGGCATCCCGCTGCGCCGGGGGGAGACGGACTTCGGCCAGCTGGTGCAGCGCATGGTGCAGGAGCACCAGACAGCGTGGCCGCGCCACCGCATCGAGGTGCAGCAGGACGGCGACCTCGTGGGGGACTGGGACGCGGACCGGCTGGCGCAGGTGGCCTCCAACCTCATCGGCAACGCGCTCCAGCACGGCGACGCCGCGGAGCCCGTGCGCATCCGCGTGGACGGCACGCGCGACGACGCCCTGCGCTTCACCGTCACCAACATGGGCGTGATTCCAGCGGACCTGCTGCCCGTCCTCTTCGACCCGTTCCGCGGCGGCCAGCAGCGCCGGGGCCGGCGGGAAGGGCTGGGCCTGGGGCTCTACATCGTCCAGCAGATCATCCACGCGCATCAGGGCGGCGTGGAGGTGCTCTCCGGCGCCGGCCCCTACACGGAGTTCCGCGTGGAGCTGCCGCGAAAGGGCCTGGACGTCGTCAAGCTGTAG
- a CDS encoding metallophosphoesterase: MSQDSLLVAALGDIHGRFHRVEAWLDALEQARGRRVDFVLAVGDVEAFRHADDHRRKAAKRSMPAEFAEYADGVRRVKRPLYFIGGNNEDFEALHDLPEGGELAPDVHYLGRAGLRTLGPLRVAYLSGIHAPRFIDQPLKRPTSLDTAKQAGYFRTPEVERVSQARDVDLLLVHEWPRGIVQKARDERLGPARPLPSPWIGNPVTRKLVDAVHPKWVLCGHSHKPFAVALDAHGRTLSRVACLDQAARPDTAVFWLEFEGREAQRAGWGVSGVAAWQAGQRWGMHTLPPVAPEGAAGGVPADNGATA, from the coding sequence ATGTCGCAGGACTCCCTCCTCGTCGCCGCGCTGGGTGACATCCATGGCCGCTTCCACCGGGTGGAGGCGTGGCTGGACGCGCTGGAGCAGGCGCGCGGCCGGCGGGTGGACTTCGTGCTGGCGGTGGGGGACGTGGAGGCCTTCCGCCACGCGGACGACCACCGGCGCAAGGCCGCCAAGCGCTCCATGCCCGCCGAGTTCGCCGAGTACGCGGACGGCGTCCGCCGCGTGAAGCGCCCGCTGTATTTCATTGGCGGCAACAACGAGGACTTCGAGGCGCTGCACGACCTGCCGGAGGGCGGGGAGCTGGCCCCGGACGTCCACTACCTGGGCCGCGCGGGGCTGCGCACCCTGGGGCCGCTGCGCGTGGCGTATCTGTCCGGCATCCACGCGCCGCGCTTCATCGACCAGCCGCTCAAGCGCCCCACGTCGCTGGATACGGCGAAGCAGGCGGGCTACTTCCGCACGCCGGAGGTGGAGCGGGTGTCGCAGGCGCGGGACGTGGACCTGCTCCTGGTGCACGAGTGGCCCCGGGGCATCGTGCAGAAGGCCCGCGACGAGCGCCTGGGCCCCGCGCGCCCGCTGCCCTCGCCGTGGATTGGCAACCCGGTGACGCGCAAGCTGGTGGACGCGGTGCACCCGAAGTGGGTGCTCTGCGGCCATTCCCACAAGCCGTTCGCCGTGGCGCTGGACGCGCACGGGCGCACGCTGTCGCGCGTGGCGTGCCTGGACCAGGCCGCGCGGCCGGACACCGCCGTCTTCTGGCTGGAGTTCGAGGGGCGCGAGGCCCAGCGCGCCGGCTGGGGCGTGTCCGGGGTCGCCGCCTGGCAGGCGGGACAGCGCTGGGGGATGCACACGCTGCCGCCCGTGGCGCCGGAAGGGGCGGCGGGCGGCGTGCCCGCGGACAACGGCGCTACAGCTTGA
- a CDS encoding PD-(D/E)XK nuclease family protein has translation MSRPGRTLHVFPDAARRQAALRTERRARGIAVGTHLLTWDDFVHALGGARELNRRPCPAMTARAVVSGLGATLGPTPFGDYVREPAFARAAADVLLDLKAGRLSPRELQDAAEVLPPERRTRARVLARLYHLYEQRLAELGLADREDVLRGAREALDRGAWPAGWDGVTGLVLHGVYDVRPSKLELLMGLAAACEARRVSLRVETPVGGSPVADAALAALFRAFENRGETMPHVDLFKADVTFEGRPFTDLGRHLFSPRAARDVLKGAVDGLSVWNATNAREEARVVARDVRRLIDAGSAPGDIAIAYRDLGPEAGWLAEALGDLGVPVRLPWGEPLAFAGPVRLALDLPVLMEDGFPAERVAELVSSRYVPSLSRGGPDAPATLFALAAARDDRLGATRGKGAYDVRLEGLARRMAAQGGKRKEDASKVMAVRALRDRVMRLIDECRHIPQEAPAAESIAAWWKVVERLGLLDSAGPLEALEPGNLGARIEDARARDDAALAAFRQRMEALLRSLRAVGGGPRITRRVLGRWLADALRDVHLPARGPSTGAVEVLDLAEVPGRTFRHLFVAGLTEGRLPGRDPPSPLLGDAERVALNQHLTRDVFRLTGGEFDDRAPWRLTEDRLLFASALAAAEGTLSLSFAVKAAGGQEQVPSAFLEEVRRLTGHKWATRTLPPVLPLDEVLTASELRRTVALEALAGLSFPSLRVTEPDPAGQVLKDRFGTDDWFRSARELAHMEAARLRFFGREDEPPGEFTGGVQGPALEQKLRETFHFGLERPLSASALSKFGNCGFQGFIAYGLKVAEPVVASEEFDARGRGTFWHRVMEEVFQALKEKKLLGHAPEDIPEEVLEKAVKKASRHFAELNHVGHHELWKLAGEKAQAMARRILADPRHGLPFDPLVPEGFELRFGPAAEDKRWSDVKLMVADDAIVFEGQIDRLDTAGPEVGVIDYKTGRLDKRTLKENLLRSDFQLPLYLYAAREAGHVGAKNAAWFSLRTGDAIHLSSVLPPAELEDLLSTDPEVRQRVADSAGLNLPNAVESLVRQLRKGHFPARPNDCGKCAYRAVCRITERRISDEGSG, from the coding sequence ATGTCCCGCCCTGGCCGCACACTCCACGTCTTCCCCGATGCCGCGCGCCGTCAGGCTGCCCTGCGGACGGAGAGGCGTGCGCGGGGCATCGCGGTGGGAACCCACCTGCTCACGTGGGATGACTTCGTCCACGCGCTGGGTGGGGCGCGCGAACTCAACCGGCGGCCCTGTCCCGCGATGACGGCCCGCGCCGTGGTGTCCGGCCTGGGCGCCACGCTGGGCCCCACGCCTTTCGGCGACTACGTGCGCGAGCCCGCCTTCGCCCGCGCCGCCGCGGACGTGCTGCTGGACCTGAAGGCGGGCCGGCTCTCCCCGCGCGAGCTCCAGGACGCCGCGGAGGTGCTGCCGCCAGAGCGCCGCACCCGTGCACGCGTCCTCGCGCGGCTCTACCACCTGTACGAACAGCGGTTGGCCGAGCTGGGACTCGCGGACCGCGAGGACGTGCTCCGGGGCGCGCGCGAGGCCCTGGACCGGGGCGCGTGGCCCGCGGGCTGGGACGGCGTGACGGGGCTGGTGCTCCACGGCGTCTACGACGTGCGCCCGTCGAAGCTGGAACTGCTGATGGGCCTGGCGGCGGCGTGCGAGGCCCGGCGCGTCTCGCTGCGCGTGGAGACGCCGGTGGGAGGCTCGCCCGTGGCGGACGCGGCGCTCGCGGCGCTGTTCCGCGCCTTCGAGAACCGGGGCGAGACCATGCCCCACGTGGACCTCTTCAAGGCGGACGTCACCTTCGAGGGCCGCCCCTTCACGGACCTGGGCCGCCACCTGTTCTCCCCCCGTGCCGCGCGCGACGTGCTGAAGGGCGCCGTGGACGGGCTGTCCGTGTGGAACGCGACGAACGCGCGCGAGGAGGCCCGCGTGGTGGCCCGCGATGTGCGCCGCCTCATCGACGCGGGCAGCGCGCCGGGCGACATCGCCATCGCGTACCGCGACCTGGGCCCGGAGGCGGGCTGGCTCGCGGAGGCACTCGGCGACCTGGGCGTGCCGGTGCGCCTGCCCTGGGGCGAACCGCTCGCGTTCGCGGGGCCCGTGCGGCTGGCGCTGGATCTGCCGGTGCTGATGGAGGACGGCTTCCCGGCGGAGCGCGTGGCGGAGCTCGTCTCCAGCCGCTATGTGCCCTCGCTGTCGCGCGGAGGGCCGGATGCGCCCGCGACCCTCTTCGCGCTCGCCGCCGCGCGCGACGACCGCCTGGGCGCGACGCGAGGCAAGGGCGCCTACGACGTGCGGCTGGAAGGGCTCGCGCGCCGGATGGCCGCGCAGGGCGGCAAGCGCAAGGAGGACGCGAGCAAGGTGATGGCCGTGCGCGCGCTGCGCGACCGCGTGATGCGGCTCATCGATGAATGCCGACACATCCCTCAGGAAGCACCGGCCGCGGAGTCCATCGCCGCGTGGTGGAAGGTCGTGGAGCGGCTGGGGCTGCTGGACTCCGCGGGGCCCCTGGAGGCCCTGGAGCCCGGGAACCTGGGCGCGCGCATCGAGGACGCGAGGGCCCGGGACGACGCGGCGCTCGCGGCCTTCCGTCAGCGGATGGAAGCCCTGCTGCGCTCGCTGCGAGCCGTGGGCGGAGGCCCCCGCATCACCCGTCGGGTCCTGGGCCGGTGGCTTGCGGACGCGCTGCGCGACGTGCACCTGCCCGCGCGGGGCCCGTCCACGGGCGCGGTGGAGGTGCTGGACCTGGCGGAGGTCCCGGGCCGCACCTTCCGACACCTCTTCGTCGCCGGGCTCACGGAGGGCCGGCTCCCCGGGCGCGACCCGCCGTCGCCGCTGTTGGGAGACGCGGAGCGCGTGGCGCTCAACCAGCACCTGACCCGCGACGTGTTCCGCCTCACCGGCGGCGAGTTCGACGACCGCGCGCCCTGGCGCCTCACGGAGGACCGGCTGCTCTTCGCCAGCGCCCTCGCGGCGGCGGAGGGCACGTTGAGCCTGTCGTTCGCGGTGAAGGCCGCGGGAGGACAGGAGCAGGTGCCGTCCGCCTTCCTGGAAGAGGTGCGCCGGCTCACCGGCCACAAGTGGGCCACGCGCACGCTGCCGCCGGTGCTGCCGCTGGATGAGGTGCTCACGGCCTCGGAGCTGCGGCGCACCGTGGCGCTGGAGGCGCTGGCGGGCCTGTCGTTCCCCTCGCTGCGCGTGACGGAGCCAGACCCCGCGGGGCAGGTGCTCAAGGACCGCTTCGGCACGGACGACTGGTTCCGCAGCGCACGCGAGCTGGCCCACATGGAGGCCGCGCGCCTGCGCTTCTTCGGCCGCGAGGACGAACCGCCCGGCGAGTTCACCGGTGGCGTGCAGGGCCCGGCGCTGGAGCAGAAGCTGCGCGAGACATTCCACTTCGGCCTGGAGCGCCCGCTGTCCGCGAGCGCCCTGTCGAAGTTCGGCAACTGCGGCTTCCAGGGCTTCATCGCGTACGGCCTGAAGGTGGCCGAACCCGTGGTGGCCAGCGAGGAGTTCGACGCCCGGGGCCGAGGCACCTTCTGGCACCGGGTGATGGAGGAGGTGTTCCAGGCGCTCAAGGAGAAGAAGCTCCTGGGGCACGCGCCGGAGGACATCCCCGAGGAGGTGCTGGAGAAGGCCGTCAAGAAGGCCAGCCGCCACTTCGCGGAGCTGAACCACGTGGGCCACCACGAGCTGTGGAAGCTCGCGGGGGAGAAGGCCCAGGCCATGGCCCGGCGCATCCTCGCGGATCCGCGGCACGGTCTGCCCTTCGACCCGCTGGTGCCCGAAGGCTTCGAGCTGCGCTTCGGTCCGGCGGCCGAGGACAAGCGCTGGAGCGACGTGAAGTTGATGGTGGCGGATGACGCCATCGTCTTCGAGGGACAGATCGACCGGCTGGACACGGCTGGCCCGGAAGTGGGCGTCATCGACTACAAGACGGGCCGCCTGGACAAGCGCACGCTGAAGGAGAACCTGCTGCGCTCGGACTTCCAGCTCCCGCTGTACCTCTACGCCGCGCGCGAGGCCGGCCACGTGGGCGCGAAGAACGCGGCGTGGTTCTCGCTGCGCACGGGGGACGCCATCCACCTGTCCTCGGTGCTGCCGCCCGCGGAGCTGGAGGACCTGCTGTCCACGGATCCGGAGGTGCGTCAGCGCGTGGCGGACTCCGCCGGCCTCAACCTGCCCAACGCGGTGGAGTCGCTGGTGCGGCAGCTGCGCAAGGGCCACTTCCCGGCGCGGCCCAATGACT
- a CDS encoding choice-of-anchor D domain-containing protein: MRGLRWLLLAVAVAAGTGCERPHSQQARTGFAARPELLEFGAAAVGRTKTMTLRLANEGRASYRVEGARASLPNVTITAFEPFTLTAGAEHELEVRFTPDVEGAVQGQLEVFTDASGGAATQVPVSGRGVKALVEVPETSLDFGNVNLGLVEMREVTVRNPSDVESPLVLSVEGPDADEFSAGSGLPSTLGPHETRKVPVAFSPVRLGNAEAALRVAVCDGCEPAEVRLTGTGVASALEVTPLRVDFGRVAVGATAEERITVRNQGTEPLSYKGASLLEDPSGVYKVVSSPALPNDLLLPGAAVELRVAFTPAASGRVRDGRVEVAVRKPQTTSPGPKVTLTGEGGASCVEVTPAHLNFGAVAFGMMATRDVTVRNRCRDEATVTGLQLTTQAGGYFTLAQAPSSQPIAPGGTLKVGVTFNPRAGANGQSQGQLAVTSSQRGSTATDGVTLSGEGKVFAPCEYALPSVLDFGQVPVGSEVALGVTLKNTGTEACFLAALQLASGSDPAFRAAPVANSVLAPGKKATLLVRFKPSDVGEFQGLAEGWVSHPTRGHPMVNLVGTGVQGCFSVQPTTVDFGISRLACGARTREFMAYNDCTGAVTVTGLKVEQPGQEFAVSGALPATIPAGGRVKLTATYAPAEEGQDAATVRFTLKDGAVYSAGLTGRGLVKTDQTDHFVQQAEARVDVLFVVDNSGSMMEEQQSLGENFAAFLSAATAAKVDYRIGVTTTGLDPSPGGWSECPGGAQGGENGRLFPVDGSSPRIITPETPNAAAVFANNTNVGVCHWNEQGLDAAYRALSDPLLYNLDDPRTPQPNDGNGGFLREDAKLTIIALSDEEDFSSQPVSFYETYFLALKGNDPSKVSFNAVVGPEDLTTCTTASSSGTRYMELAHKLNGVVDSICTPNWAASLEKLSESAFGPNRAFSLTEVPSDPGAIRVRVDGAPVTAGWSYDARANAVIFERLRAPAPGAVVDVTYPLGCP; the protein is encoded by the coding sequence ATGCGTGGACTCCGATGGTTGTTGCTGGCGGTGGCGGTGGCGGCGGGGACGGGGTGTGAGCGGCCCCATTCGCAGCAGGCGCGCACGGGCTTCGCCGCACGGCCGGAGCTCCTGGAGTTCGGCGCCGCGGCGGTGGGGCGCACCAAGACGATGACGCTGCGGCTGGCGAACGAGGGGCGCGCGTCGTACCGCGTGGAGGGCGCGCGCGCGTCGCTGCCCAACGTCACCATCACCGCGTTCGAACCCTTCACGCTGACGGCCGGCGCGGAGCACGAGCTTGAAGTGCGCTTCACGCCCGACGTGGAGGGCGCGGTGCAGGGGCAGCTGGAGGTCTTCACGGACGCCTCCGGCGGCGCGGCGACGCAGGTGCCCGTCAGCGGGCGCGGCGTGAAGGCGCTGGTGGAGGTGCCGGAGACGTCGCTCGACTTCGGCAACGTGAACCTGGGGCTGGTGGAGATGCGCGAGGTGACGGTGCGCAACCCCTCCGACGTGGAGAGCCCGCTGGTGCTGTCCGTGGAGGGCCCGGACGCGGACGAGTTCTCCGCCGGGTCGGGGCTGCCGTCCACGCTGGGGCCGCACGAGACGCGCAAGGTGCCGGTGGCCTTCAGCCCGGTGCGGCTGGGCAACGCGGAGGCGGCCCTGCGCGTCGCCGTGTGCGACGGCTGCGAGCCCGCGGAGGTGCGGCTGACGGGCACCGGGGTGGCCAGCGCGCTGGAGGTGACGCCGCTGCGCGTGGACTTCGGCCGGGTGGCGGTGGGCGCCACCGCCGAGGAGCGCATCACCGTGCGCAACCAGGGCACCGAGCCGCTCAGCTACAAGGGCGCGTCGCTCCTGGAGGACCCGTCCGGCGTGTACAAGGTGGTGAGCTCGCCCGCGCTCCCCAACGACCTGCTCCTGCCGGGCGCGGCGGTGGAGCTGCGCGTGGCCTTCACGCCCGCGGCTTCCGGCCGGGTGCGTGACGGCCGCGTGGAGGTGGCCGTGCGCAAGCCCCAGACGACGTCGCCCGGCCCCAAGGTGACGCTGACGGGCGAGGGCGGCGCGTCGTGCGTGGAGGTGACGCCCGCGCACCTCAACTTCGGGGCGGTGGCCTTCGGCATGATGGCCACGCGCGACGTCACCGTGCGCAACCGCTGCCGCGACGAGGCCACCGTCACCGGGCTCCAGCTCACCACGCAGGCGGGGGGCTACTTCACGCTCGCGCAGGCGCCCTCCAGCCAGCCGATCGCGCCCGGGGGCACGCTGAAGGTGGGCGTCACCTTCAACCCCCGCGCGGGTGCGAATGGCCAGAGCCAGGGACAGCTGGCCGTCACCTCCAGCCAGCGCGGCTCCACCGCCACGGATGGCGTGACGCTGTCCGGCGAGGGCAAGGTCTTCGCGCCGTGCGAGTACGCGCTGCCGTCGGTGCTGGACTTCGGCCAGGTGCCGGTGGGCTCGGAGGTGGCGCTGGGGGTGACGCTGAAGAACACCGGCACGGAGGCGTGCTTCCTGGCGGCGCTCCAGCTGGCGTCCGGCTCCGACCCCGCCTTCCGCGCGGCCCCGGTGGCCAACAGCGTGCTGGCGCCCGGCAAGAAGGCCACGCTCCTCGTGCGCTTCAAGCCTTCGGACGTGGGGGAGTTCCAGGGGCTCGCGGAGGGCTGGGTGAGCCACCCCACCCGGGGCCACCCGATGGTGAACCTGGTGGGCACGGGCGTGCAGGGGTGCTTCTCCGTGCAGCCCACCACGGTGGACTTCGGCATCAGCCGGCTGGCGTGCGGCGCGCGCACCCGCGAGTTCATGGCCTACAACGACTGCACCGGGGCGGTGACGGTGACGGGCCTGAAGGTGGAGCAGCCGGGCCAGGAGTTCGCGGTGTCCGGCGCGCTGCCGGCCACGATTCCGGCGGGCGGGCGGGTGAAGCTCACCGCGACGTACGCGCCCGCGGAGGAGGGGCAGGACGCGGCGACGGTGCGCTTCACGCTGAAGGACGGCGCCGTCTACAGCGCGGGCCTGACGGGGCGGGGCCTGGTGAAGACGGATCAGACGGACCACTTCGTCCAGCAGGCGGAGGCGCGCGTGGACGTGCTCTTCGTCGTGGACAACTCGGGCTCCATGATGGAGGAGCAGCAGAGCCTGGGAGAGAACTTCGCGGCCTTCCTGTCCGCGGCCACCGCCGCGAAGGTGGACTACCGCATCGGCGTCACCACCACCGGCCTGGATCCGTCCCCCGGCGGCTGGTCCGAGTGCCCCGGCGGCGCGCAGGGCGGTGAGAACGGGCGCCTGTTCCCCGTGGACGGCTCCAGCCCGCGCATCATCACGCCGGAGACGCCCAACGCGGCCGCCGTCTTCGCCAACAACACGAACGTGGGCGTGTGCCACTGGAACGAGCAGGGCCTGGACGCGGCCTACCGCGCGCTGTCCGACCCCTTGCTCTACAACCTGGATGACCCGCGCACGCCCCAGCCCAACGACGGCAACGGCGGCTTCCTGCGCGAGGACGCGAAGCTGACCATCATCGCGCTGTCGGACGAGGAGGACTTCAGCTCGCAGCCGGTGTCCTTCTACGAGACGTACTTCCTGGCCCTGAAGGGGAATGATCCGTCCAAGGTGAGCTTCAACGCCGTGGTGGGCCCGGAGGATTTGACGACCTGCACCACGGCCAGCAGCTCCGGCACCCGCTACATGGAGCTGGCCCACAAGCTCAACGGCGTGGTGGACAGCATCTGCACGCCCAACTGGGCCGCGTCGCTGGAGAAGCTGTCGGAGAGCGCCTTCGGGCCCAACCGCGCCTTCTCCCTGACGGAGGTGCCCTCGGACCCCGGCGCCATCCGGGTCCGGGTGGACGGGGCGCCGGTGACGGCCGGCTGGTCCTATGACGCGCGCGCGAATGCCGTCATCTTCGAGCGGCTGCGCGCCCCGGCCCCGGGTGCCGTGGTGGACGTCACCTATCCGCTGGGTTGCCCGTAG
- a CDS encoding phosphatase PAP2 family protein, which translates to MLRRPMLAHYRTLATFCLLLLAPLSPAAAQDTSDSPRALRFNWTRDGIITGTAGVLWISSETVFKDSLAPAQCRWCDRAPDGTDRLNRLDRWGRGIAGDTAASRKRADTWSNVIGFVGLPLGMLGTQYAVGHSSGASGEFFAQDATIMVQSAVLASVANQAVKFAVGRERPFVHVLPESEKALTAHPNDNNLSFYSGHTNLAFSLVASAGTVAAMRGYKHQAVIWGVGLPVAASVGLLRMGADKHYLSDVLTGAVLGTAFGVAVPLLLHGRVEDASPSATRHSSVSLNPMLGAQMVGLSGAF; encoded by the coding sequence ATGCTCCGCCGTCCCATGCTTGCCCACTACCGGACCCTCGCTACCTTCTGCCTGCTCCTGCTGGCGCCGCTGTCCCCCGCCGCCGCCCAGGACACGTCCGACTCGCCGCGCGCGCTGCGCTTCAACTGGACCCGCGACGGCATCATCACCGGCACCGCGGGCGTGCTGTGGATCTCCAGCGAGACCGTCTTCAAGGACAGCCTGGCCCCGGCGCAGTGCCGCTGGTGCGACCGCGCTCCGGATGGCACCGACCGGCTCAACCGCCTGGACCGCTGGGGCCGGGGCATCGCGGGCGACACCGCGGCGTCCCGCAAGCGCGCGGACACCTGGAGCAACGTCATCGGGTTCGTGGGCCTGCCGCTGGGCATGCTCGGCACCCAGTACGCCGTGGGCCACAGCAGCGGCGCCTCGGGTGAGTTCTTCGCCCAGGACGCCACCATCATGGTGCAGAGCGCTGTCCTCGCCTCCGTCGCCAACCAGGCGGTGAAGTTCGCCGTGGGCCGCGAGCGCCCGTTCGTCCACGTGCTTCCCGAGTCGGAGAAGGCCCTCACCGCCCACCCCAACGACAACAACCTGTCCTTCTACAGCGGCCACACCAACCTGGCCTTCTCCCTGGTCGCTTCCGCCGGCACCGTCGCCGCGATGCGCGGCTACAAGCACCAGGCCGTCATCTGGGGCGTGGGCCTGCCCGTCGCCGCCTCCGTGGGCCTCTTGCGCATGGGCGCGGACAAGCACTACCTCTCCGACGTCCTCACCGGCGCCGTGCTGGGCACGGCGTTCGGCGTCGCCGTGCCCCTGCTCCTGCACGGCCGCGTGGAGGACGCTTCACCCTCGGCCACGCGCCACTCCTCGGTGTCCCTCAACCCGATGCTGGGAGCGCAGATGGTCGGCCTGTCCGGCGCCTTCTAG